From a region of the Malania oleifera isolate guangnan ecotype guangnan chromosome 12, ASM2987363v1, whole genome shotgun sequence genome:
- the LOC131144740 gene encoding probable arabinosyltransferase ARAD1 isoform X1: MIGKAAVSLVIVVLLILSYYIFIGTVDFRSQFFPMLQSPAVSSTCAGSGDGADRPLRVYMYDLPRRFHVGMLERRSSDDAPVSARNLPRWPGNTGLKRQHSVEYWMMASLLYEGGGGGRKEAVRVLDPESADVFFVPFFSSLSFNTHGHTMTDPETEIDRQLQIDVLNLLGRSKYWQRSKGRDHVIPMHHPNAFRFLREQVNASILIVADFGRYPKTMSNLNKDVVAPYVHVVDSFTEDDPPDPFESRTTLLFFRGRTLRKAEGIVRAKLEKTLVGYNDVHYEQSYATTDSIKASTREMRLSKFCLHPAGDTPSSCRLFDAIVSHCVPVIVSDRIELPYEDEIDYSQFSIFFSVKEALKPDYMVKQLREVPKQRWIEMWRRLKNVSHHYEFQYPPKQDDAVNMLWRQVKHKLPGANLAVHRNQRLKVPDWWRRRR; this comes from the exons ATGATCGGAAAAGCTGCGGTTTCCCTCGTCATCGTCGTTCTCCTCATCCTCTCCTACTACATCTTCATCGGGACCGTCGATTTCAGATCGCAGTTCTTTCCCATGCTGCAATCGCCGGCTGTGAGCTCCACCTGCGCCGGGTCGGGCGACGGCGCTGACCGCCCTCTGAGGGTCTACATGTACGATCTTCCCCGGCGGTTCCACGTTGGCATGCTGGAGCGCCGGAGCTCAGACGACGCGCCGGTGAGCGCCCGAAATCTGCCGCGGTGGCCGGGAAACACCGGGCTGAAGAGGCAGCACAGCGTGGAGTATTGGATGATGGCTTCGCTTCTGTATGAAGGCGGCGGCGGCGGTCGGAAAGAggcggttagggttttggatccAGAGTCGGCCGATGTGTTCTTCGTTCCCTTTTTCTCTTCGTTGAGCTTCAATACTCACGGGCACACTATGACGGATCCGGAAACGGAAATTGACCGGCAATTGCAG ATTGACGTACTGAATCTTTTGGGACGTTCCAAGTACTGGCAGAGGTCCAAAGGCCGTGACCATGTAATCCCCATGCATCATCCCAATGCTTTCAGATTTCTTAGAGAACAGGTGAATGCATCCATTCTCATAGTAGCAGATTTTGGCCGCTACCCTAAAACAATGTCTAATCTGAACAAAGATGTCGTTGCCCCATACGTGCATGTTGTGGATTCCTTTACAGAAGATGACCCTCCAGACCCCTTTGAGTCTCGCACCACGCTTCTATTTTTCCGGGGAAGGACATTGAGGAAAGCT GAAGGAATTGTGAGGGCTAAACTAGAAAAGACATTGGTTGGTTATAATGATGTTCACTATGAACAGAGCTATGCAACAACAGATAGCATAAAAGCG TCAACACGAGAGATGCGTTTATCAAAGTTCTGCCTGCATCCTGCAGGAGACACACCCTCATCTTGCCGCCTGTTTGATGCCATTGTCAGTCACTGTGTTCCTGTCATTGTGAGCGACCGAATTGAACTGCCCTATGAGGATGAGATTGACTATTCGCAGTTCTCAATTTTCTTCTCTGTCAAAGAGGCATTGAAGCCAGATTACATGGTTAAACAGCTCAGGGAAGTTCCGAAGCAGAGATGGATTGAAATGTGGAGACGGCTTAAGAATGTTTCCCATCATTATGAGTTCCAATACCCCCCAAAGCAGGACGATGCTGTTAATATGCTCTGGAGACAGGTAAAGCACAAGCTTCCAGGGGCCAATCTTGCTGTACATAGAAACCAGAGATTGAAGGTTCCTGACTGGTGGAGAAGAAGGAGATGA
- the LOC131144740 gene encoding probable arabinosyltransferase ARAD1 isoform X3 has translation MIGKAAVSLVIVVLLILSYYIFIGTVDFRSQFFPMLQSPAVSSTCAGSGDGADRPLRVYMYDLPRRFHVGMLERRSSDDAPVSARNLPRWPGNTGLKRQHSVEYWMMASLLYEGGGGGRKEAVRVLDPESADVFFVPFFSSLSFNTHGHTMTDPETEIDRQLQIDVLNLLGRSKYWQRSKGRDHVIPMHHPNAFRFLREQVNASILIVADFGRYPKTMSNLNKDVVAPYVHVVDSFTEDDPPDPFESRTTLLFFRGRTLRKAEGIVRAKLEKTLVGYNDVHYEQSYATTDSIKAETHPHLAACLMPLSVTVFLSL, from the exons ATGATCGGAAAAGCTGCGGTTTCCCTCGTCATCGTCGTTCTCCTCATCCTCTCCTACTACATCTTCATCGGGACCGTCGATTTCAGATCGCAGTTCTTTCCCATGCTGCAATCGCCGGCTGTGAGCTCCACCTGCGCCGGGTCGGGCGACGGCGCTGACCGCCCTCTGAGGGTCTACATGTACGATCTTCCCCGGCGGTTCCACGTTGGCATGCTGGAGCGCCGGAGCTCAGACGACGCGCCGGTGAGCGCCCGAAATCTGCCGCGGTGGCCGGGAAACACCGGGCTGAAGAGGCAGCACAGCGTGGAGTATTGGATGATGGCTTCGCTTCTGTATGAAGGCGGCGGCGGCGGTCGGAAAGAggcggttagggttttggatccAGAGTCGGCCGATGTGTTCTTCGTTCCCTTTTTCTCTTCGTTGAGCTTCAATACTCACGGGCACACTATGACGGATCCGGAAACGGAAATTGACCGGCAATTGCAG ATTGACGTACTGAATCTTTTGGGACGTTCCAAGTACTGGCAGAGGTCCAAAGGCCGTGACCATGTAATCCCCATGCATCATCCCAATGCTTTCAGATTTCTTAGAGAACAGGTGAATGCATCCATTCTCATAGTAGCAGATTTTGGCCGCTACCCTAAAACAATGTCTAATCTGAACAAAGATGTCGTTGCCCCATACGTGCATGTTGTGGATTCCTTTACAGAAGATGACCCTCCAGACCCCTTTGAGTCTCGCACCACGCTTCTATTTTTCCGGGGAAGGACATTGAGGAAAGCT GAAGGAATTGTGAGGGCTAAACTAGAAAAGACATTGGTTGGTTATAATGATGTTCACTATGAACAGAGCTATGCAACAACAGATAGCATAAAAGCG GAGACACACCCTCATCTTGCCGCCTGTTTGATGCCATTGTCAGTCACTGTGTTCCTGTCATTGTGA
- the LOC131144740 gene encoding probable arabinosyltransferase ARAD1 isoform X2, which translates to MIGKAAVSLVIVVLLILSYYIFIGTVDFRSQFFPMLQSPAVSSTCAGSGDGADRPLRVYMYDLPRRFHVGMLERRSSDDAPVSARNLPRWPGNTGLKRQHSVEYWMMASLLYEGGGGGRKEAVRVLDPESADVFFVPFFSSLSFNTHGHTMTDPETEIDRQLQYWQRSKGRDHVIPMHHPNAFRFLREQVNASILIVADFGRYPKTMSNLNKDVVAPYVHVVDSFTEDDPPDPFESRTTLLFFRGRTLRKAEGIVRAKLEKTLVGYNDVHYEQSYATTDSIKASTREMRLSKFCLHPAGDTPSSCRLFDAIVSHCVPVIVSDRIELPYEDEIDYSQFSIFFSVKEALKPDYMVKQLREVPKQRWIEMWRRLKNVSHHYEFQYPPKQDDAVNMLWRQVKHKLPGANLAVHRNQRLKVPDWWRRRR; encoded by the exons ATGATCGGAAAAGCTGCGGTTTCCCTCGTCATCGTCGTTCTCCTCATCCTCTCCTACTACATCTTCATCGGGACCGTCGATTTCAGATCGCAGTTCTTTCCCATGCTGCAATCGCCGGCTGTGAGCTCCACCTGCGCCGGGTCGGGCGACGGCGCTGACCGCCCTCTGAGGGTCTACATGTACGATCTTCCCCGGCGGTTCCACGTTGGCATGCTGGAGCGCCGGAGCTCAGACGACGCGCCGGTGAGCGCCCGAAATCTGCCGCGGTGGCCGGGAAACACCGGGCTGAAGAGGCAGCACAGCGTGGAGTATTGGATGATGGCTTCGCTTCTGTATGAAGGCGGCGGCGGCGGTCGGAAAGAggcggttagggttttggatccAGAGTCGGCCGATGTGTTCTTCGTTCCCTTTTTCTCTTCGTTGAGCTTCAATACTCACGGGCACACTATGACGGATCCGGAAACGGAAATTGACCGGCAATTGCAG TACTGGCAGAGGTCCAAAGGCCGTGACCATGTAATCCCCATGCATCATCCCAATGCTTTCAGATTTCTTAGAGAACAGGTGAATGCATCCATTCTCATAGTAGCAGATTTTGGCCGCTACCCTAAAACAATGTCTAATCTGAACAAAGATGTCGTTGCCCCATACGTGCATGTTGTGGATTCCTTTACAGAAGATGACCCTCCAGACCCCTTTGAGTCTCGCACCACGCTTCTATTTTTCCGGGGAAGGACATTGAGGAAAGCT GAAGGAATTGTGAGGGCTAAACTAGAAAAGACATTGGTTGGTTATAATGATGTTCACTATGAACAGAGCTATGCAACAACAGATAGCATAAAAGCG TCAACACGAGAGATGCGTTTATCAAAGTTCTGCCTGCATCCTGCAGGAGACACACCCTCATCTTGCCGCCTGTTTGATGCCATTGTCAGTCACTGTGTTCCTGTCATTGTGAGCGACCGAATTGAACTGCCCTATGAGGATGAGATTGACTATTCGCAGTTCTCAATTTTCTTCTCTGTCAAAGAGGCATTGAAGCCAGATTACATGGTTAAACAGCTCAGGGAAGTTCCGAAGCAGAGATGGATTGAAATGTGGAGACGGCTTAAGAATGTTTCCCATCATTATGAGTTCCAATACCCCCCAAAGCAGGACGATGCTGTTAATATGCTCTGGAGACAGGTAAAGCACAAGCTTCCAGGGGCCAATCTTGCTGTACATAGAAACCAGAGATTGAAGGTTCCTGACTGGTGGAGAAGAAGGAGATGA